In one window of Megalops cyprinoides isolate fMegCyp1 chromosome 24, fMegCyp1.pri, whole genome shotgun sequence DNA:
- the LOC118770937 gene encoding protein AF-10-like isoform X2, producing MVFSEPSLPEEEDYLANNMKEMIGGCCVCSDERGWAENPLVYCDGHGCNVAVHQACYGIVQVPTGPWFCRKCESQQRAARVRCELCPHKDGALKKTDNGGWAHVVCALYIPEVEFANVSTMEPIVLQSVPHERYNKTCYICEEQGRESKAATGACMTCNKHGCRQAFHVTCAQFAGFLCEEQGSDADNVKYCGYCKYHYSKLRRKERDKNKARHKRTAESPALCPSLTVTIEKVSHFVSSLLGLNKKEKFWQCGVVVRMLGL from the exons ATGGTATTCAGCGAGCCGTCTCTGCCAGAGGAAGAGGACTACTTGGCGAATAATATGAAGGAGATGATCGGGGGCTGTTGCGTTTGCTCAGATGAGAGAGGCTGGGCGGAAAATCCTCTGGTTTACTGTGACGGGCATGGTTGTAATGTCGCTGTTCATCAAG CATGTTATGGCATAGTGCAAGTTCCCACTGGCCCCTGGTTTTGCAGAAAATGTGAAtcccagcagagagcagctaGGGTG AGGTGTGAGCTGTGTCCCCACAAGGATGGTGCCCTCAAGAAGACTGACAATGGCG GTTGGGCACATGTCGTCTGTGCGCTCTACATCCCAGAGGTGGAGTTTGCCAATGTGTCCACCATGGAGCCCATTGTGCTGCAGTCTGTCCCCCATGAACGCTACAACAAG ACCTGCTACatctgtgaggagcagggccGTGAAAGCAAGGCTGCTACAGGGGCCTGTATGACCTGCAACAAACATGGTTGCCGGCAAGCCTTCCACGTCACCTG TGCTCAGTTTGCTGGTTTTCTGTGTGAAGAGCAGGGCTCGGATGCAGACAACGTCAAATACTGTGGATACTGCAAGTACCATTACAGCAAACTG AGACGCAAAGAGAGGGACAAAAACAAAGCCAGACATAAGAGGACTGCAGAgtcccctgctctctgtcccaGCCTGACTGTCACCATAGAGAAGGTGAGCCACTTCGTCTCCTCTCTCCTTGGTCttaacaaaaaagagaaattttggcagtgtggtgttgtggttaGAATGCTGGGCCTGTAA
- the LOC118770937 gene encoding protein AF-10-like isoform X1: protein MVFSEPSLPEEEDYLANNMKEMIGGCCVCSDERGWAENPLVYCDGHGCNVAVHQACYGIVQVPTGPWFCRKCESQQRAARVIKGRKGRKASQQLPDGGGRSTAHRKVAKEEGHAKSLKKVNTWRCELCPHKDGALKKTDNGGWAHVVCALYIPEVEFANVSTMEPIVLQSVPHERYNKTCYICEEQGRESKAATGACMTCNKHGCRQAFHVTCAQFAGFLCEEQGSDADNVKYCGYCKYHYSKLRRKERDKNKARHKRTAESPALCPSLTVTIEKVSHFVSSLLGLNKKEKFWQCGVVVRMLGL, encoded by the exons ATGGTATTCAGCGAGCCGTCTCTGCCAGAGGAAGAGGACTACTTGGCGAATAATATGAAGGAGATGATCGGGGGCTGTTGCGTTTGCTCAGATGAGAGAGGCTGGGCGGAAAATCCTCTGGTTTACTGTGACGGGCATGGTTGTAATGTCGCTGTTCATCAAG CATGTTATGGCATAGTGCAAGTTCCCACTGGCCCCTGGTTTTGCAGAAAATGTGAAtcccagcagagagcagctaGGGTG ATTAAGGGCAGGAAGGGGCGAAAGGCCAGTCAGCAGCTCCCGGACGGAGGAGGAAGATCCACTGCCCACCGCAAAGTTGCCAAGGAAGAGGGACATgccaaaagtttaaaaaaggtCAATACATGG AGGTGTGAGCTGTGTCCCCACAAGGATGGTGCCCTCAAGAAGACTGACAATGGCG GTTGGGCACATGTCGTCTGTGCGCTCTACATCCCAGAGGTGGAGTTTGCCAATGTGTCCACCATGGAGCCCATTGTGCTGCAGTCTGTCCCCCATGAACGCTACAACAAG ACCTGCTACatctgtgaggagcagggccGTGAAAGCAAGGCTGCTACAGGGGCCTGTATGACCTGCAACAAACATGGTTGCCGGCAAGCCTTCCACGTCACCTG TGCTCAGTTTGCTGGTTTTCTGTGTGAAGAGCAGGGCTCGGATGCAGACAACGTCAAATACTGTGGATACTGCAAGTACCATTACAGCAAACTG AGACGCAAAGAGAGGGACAAAAACAAAGCCAGACATAAGAGGACTGCAGAgtcccctgctctctgtcccaGCCTGACTGTCACCATAGAGAAGGTGAGCCACTTCGTCTCCTCTCTCCTTGGTCttaacaaaaaagagaaattttggcagtgtggtgttgtggttaGAATGCTGGGCCTGTAA